In Salinibaculum sp. SYNS191, the genomic window CGCAGGTCCGTGCGGAGTTCTCGGCGCTGTTCCGCGAGTACGCCACGCGAGAGCCACGCTACGAACTGCCGCCGTCGCCGAAAATCCAGATGCCGCCGCACCCACTGGAGACGCGAGACGCCGACCAGATGGCTGTCGGAGTGACAGAATCACCTGTCCGCGCCGACGGGGGTGACGAAGGTGAGTAGCTACGAACAACTCCAGCCAGAGGACGACGACGTCGACCAAGTCGTTGAGCGTCTCATCGCCAGTCGTCGCGAGCACGTCCAGCGCGAGTCTGAACTCACGCGCGAGGCGGCCATCCGGAAGCTTATCCGGACCATCGAGGGCAAACTCACGGGCAAGCGGGACACAGACGTCCACGTCGATGACCTCCTGACCGAGTTGCTGGAGCTGCTGGAGCGTGACGGTGACCTCGACGACGCCCTCCAGCCAGACACCGATGTCCCGGGCTGGAGCCGGGTCACGCTCAAGAAGTACCGCCGGAAGGGCGAGATACCCCGCAATCGCCTGCGTGTGTTCCGGGCGATCGTGCACGTCGCACGCGAACTGGGCTACCTCGGCGGGTACGCCGACAAGAGCCGCTACACCGCAGTCGTCATGGAGACACTGGACGTGCCTGGGGCAAACAGCAAGGTTCGAGAGGGGGAGCAGACGCCCATCGGCCGCCGGCGACTCAGTGCCGACTCGACGCAGGACCTCGATGACGCCAGAGTCGAGATCCCACACAAGGACTGCGAGCACATCATGGCAGTCGCGAATCCACGCCAGGGGAAGGACTCGACCATCGCACGCATCTGCGGGAACCTCAAGCGGGAACACGGATACAAGTGGATCTCGCTGTACGACGACGGTCGCAACGAAACGCCGATGATCGCCCTGCCGAACGAAGACCCGGCGATTCACGACGTCCTCGACGAGTTCGGCCAGGAGCCACGCGGCTACGAGACGACGGTCTTCGTCCCAGCTGTCGAGTCGCTGCCCGACAAACTCCCGGCGAATCACGAGCCGTTCTCCATCGGCCTCAACGCACTGTCGCCCGAACTGGTCGCACAACTCGCCGGTGAAGAGATCTCGTCGGAGTCCACGCAACGCCGCATCCAGAAGGCACTCTCGGAAGCGCGTGGCGCAGATGGATCCGTGGAGGCGCTCATCGACCGGCTGCAGACCTACGCCGATGAGACGACGGCAGAAGTCCAGGTCACGGGGCTGCGCGACGAGGATGACCTCGACGACGCCGAGGATGAGGATGCTACGCACTCGTACCACATGGGCGAGGACGAATTGCTGAGCAACATCGCCGAGTCGCTGATGCTGCTGGCCGCGGAGGGCCTGCTCCGGGACTCTGGGGCAGAGACGAACATCGACATGCGGGAGATCATCGCCGACAACGAGAGTGTGGCCGTCCTCAACGCGAACTTCGTCACGGACTCGCTGAAGTACCTGCTCACGGACCTCTGGCTCCAACTCATCTACCGCGCTCGCGACCAGGACCCACGACTCCCACGAGTAGCCCTGGAAATCCGCGAGTTGAAGGACCTCGCGCCGTCGAAACTTGGCGACAGTGCGCACTCCCACATCGTCAAGAGCCTCCAGCAGACGTTCTTCTTCCTCTCGTCACAGGGTGGCAGCCGTCGCATCCTCATCGCCGGCTCGACGCAGAAACTCAACGACGTCTACAAGCCGGTCCGTGGGAACATGCCGATCAAGATACTGCTGCAGCTGGGGCCGGAGAAGATCACGGCACTTGAGAACGCCGGCTACAACCTGAGTCCGCGGCAGAAGAACCAACTGAAGGACTATCCGACGGGCTGGGGGATGATCTACAACCTCGGATCCTGGAAGTGGCCGATTCAGTGGGCCGGCGCGCACTGTGGCCTCGGGATGGGCGACATCCCGTGGCGCGACCGGTACGGACGAGCGGCGGGCTTCCGCGTGGCGACGCGCTCGACACGGGAGCGGCCGTGGTACGATGTCTCCGGGACGAAGGTCACGGACCGGTCGCCAGATGCCGGCGAGTGGTATCTCACGACTGACGACGTCGAGGAGGCTGGTGGTTTCGAGGCAGCAGTCGAGCAACGTCGCGAAAACCAGGTCACGAGCACGCTGCTACTCGAATCTGTTGACATCGACACTGACCGGAAGCTCGAACTGCTCTCGCAACAGGACGCACGGGAGCGTCTGCTGCAGCGGATCCGTGACCAACACGAGTTTCCGCAGGAACTGGAGACCTGGCTCGACTATGATTTAGGCCGGATCGACGAACTTCTCAACGTTCTCCGGGCGATTCGGGATGGTACGCACACGAGTTACGCTGAAATTGGTGACGAGTGCGGCAAGAGCGGGTCGACCGTCGGGAATTACTTCAGCCGTGGCGAACAGCCGCTCCAGGGAATCGCTGCAAAGCGTGGCGACATCTATCAACTGACGAACGCTGGGAAGAGAGCATTGAGTTTCCCGTGGCGTGACTATCTCGACTGATGTTACTTTCCCCAGCCGACCACAGGCTTTCCCAACCGATGAGAGAGGGATAATCGAAAGAAGGGATTGGGTTGCTTATGCGCGTTCCCGCGTTCCCGTGGGTCCCGCCGTAGGGTATACAGTCTAAAGTTCGCGTGTGTATCGGGAGATCGGGGTGGACGGACTGGAAATACATGACAATATCCCGCTCAACAGTTCGAGAGGGGCGATTTTCGCCGGCTGAACCCGGATATAGCGGGGGGAAACCGGTCAATCATCGGGTTTCGACCTCGACGAGCTGGCAAACAGAGTCTGTCCACTGTTCTGAGGGATGAAATGGGAGTGTTGGCCACGCAATCTCCCCACGCGATACGAACCCCGGTGCCGTCTTGTTTGACAACCCAGATTGTCGACCAGGCGACGTCAGGTCTCGCCACCGGATGGAGTGTGGAATTTCTGTCCTGGGGAGAACTGCGTGAGTTCGTCGATTCGGGCTTCGAGCGTTTCGATTTCCTCGCGCAGTTCGTCGGCTTCTGGGTCGTCGGTCGCAGCGAGTTGGTCCTTGAGTCCCTGGAGTCGGGTCTCTTTGCGGTCTTCGTCAACCTCGGCCTTGCGAACGTACTCGCTCTCGTCGATCTCGTAGACCTCCTCGGGCGAGAGTTCGGTCACCTCGAGGGCCTCGTCGACTTTGTCGGCATCGACTGTGGTCACGCGCTCGCGGTCGATACCCGCTTCTTCGAGCGTTGCCAGCACGTCCGGATCGTCTTTGAGCGAGCGGTATTCCCGACTGGTCCGCTGGACGGAACCGAACTGACCGTGGACTGGCTGGTCGTGATGAACACGGTCCAGCAGGAGGTCCGCCACGTCTTTGCGCAGGTCGTCAGTGCCGCGCTGGACATCAGACAAAAGCGTGTAGAGATTAACCAGCGCTGGTGTCTCCATCGTTTCGAGGTCGTCGACGTCGTGGCGTTCCATCGCGTCGACGAGCAATAGCAGGTCCGCATAGACCGGGCGGTCGGGTTCTGCCCGTTCGTCACCTGCGGCTGTCTCCTCCTCGGCGGGGACCCGCTGAGAGCCGGTTGGCTTGTCACTCGCGCGAATCATGCCGGCCTGCGCGTCGATTTCGAACCGTGGATGGAGTGTCAGCACCGCCGCGTAGGGATCAGCGTCTGGCGGCAAGCGGTCGATATCGAACCCGCCAGGAGCGTCTTCGACGCGGCGGATCAGCGTCTCGAACTGGTCGCGCTGGAGGGGTTGGCTGTCCCCGCTTTCGGCATATTGGATGACGATCCGAGCGTCCTGGACGCTCGTAATGGTGAACTGCTTTCCAGAGAGTGGACTCAACAGGGTTGCGTCCCCATCAAGCTCGTCACATTCGTCGCGGAGATTTGCCCAGGTTCCGCCTACAGACATGGCGGTGAGTAGGACTGGCCCCTACAAGGGTGCTTGGACACACTGCCCCACTAAAATACCAAAATGGCTCGACAGTTCTTCCCGATGGGTTCTCCACATCGTCCGACCAGGCGGGATTACGACGCTATTGGGTCACGAACGAGCGCATCTGGTCGTACTCGTCTGAGGGGACCCTGTCAATCGAGCGTAATCACGGCCGTGCCGCGCTTGTGTCCAGTGTCGACGTATCGATGTGCCTCGACGATCTCCGCTATTGGGTACCGTCGCCCGATCACCGAGCGGATCTCCCCGGCGTCGAGGAGTTCTCTTAGCTCCTTGAGATATTTTCTCCGCACGCCCGCCGACTTCATCCCCGTGGCCGCGAAGACGGCCCGCCTGTCGCCGACCAGCCTCGTCCGGGCCATGTTGAAGAGGATTCGTCCCGACGGGACCGTCGTCACATACAGCCCGCCTGGGTTCAGCATGCCCTTGAACTGCGCGAACGACCCCTTGCCCACGGCGTCGAAGATGACATCGTACGTCTCGCCTGTTCCTGCGACGTCGGTGGTCGTGTAGTCGACGACCGCGTCGGCGCCGAGCGAGCGCACGAGGTCGACGTTCCTGGTGCTGCAGACGCCAGTGACCTCGGCGCCGATGTGAGCGGCGATCTGAACGGCGAACGTCCCGATGCCGCCCGAGGCGCCGTTGACGAGGATGGACTGGCCCGGCTGGAGGTCGGCCACGTCCTGGAGGAAAAGCATCGCCGTGAGGCCGTTGTCGGCGACCGCGGCGGCCTCGGCGTCGCTCACGCCCGGGGGCGTCAGTTCGAGCGTGCCGTCCTCGGGAACACAAACGTACTCGGCGTGCGCGCCCGACTCGGGTGCGGTCGTCCCGAACACCCGGTCGCCGACGGTGAAGTGGGTGACGGCTTTGCCGACGGCCGCGATCTCCCCGGCGAACGCGTCGCCTGGGATTGACGTAGGTCGTCGGAGGCCGCTGAAGAAGCGGACGGGGAACGGTCGTCCCTCGCGCATGGCCGAGTTGGCCGGTCCGACGGTGGACGCCCGGACACGAATCAACACCTCGTCCGGCTCCGGGGTGGGTTTCGGCGCCGAGTAGAGTTGGAGGACCTCCGGGCCGCCGTACTCTTTGGCTGCGACGGCTTTCATTCTCGTGTCGGTCTTAGTCGTTCGTTCGGTGGCAATCGTCGGCATTTCGAAGAAGAAGTAGGGCAGCGAGTGTCGTAAGTTGAGTGCTCGGTTGGGGGCTGTACTGGGCAGGTCTGGTTCCGGTACGCTGCGTGCAGAGACAATGACCGAGACGCACGGTGTATCTCGCACAGCAGTTCTAACAGCGGCCGGACTCCTCGCGCTCGAATCTATGGGTTCTGTTGCTAATCCCTACCAGTGCCGACTTCACGCACAAGTCGGAAACGAACCTGCGAAGCAGCCCATGTTTCCGGCGTGATCACGCCGGATACCCCGGCGTTTCGTATCGACCACTAGATACCAGGCGACGGAAAGGTAACAAAGCAACATGCGTCTGGAAGCGACCAGTGCCGACAACGAGGTCAAGGTCTGGCTGACCGACAGCGAGGTCGAGGACCTGCGACGAGCGACGGTCAGCTATCGCGACGACATCATCATCCAACTCGGCGCGTACGTCGGACTTCGCGCGTTCGAGATGCCGCAGGTCCGACCGGAGCACATCAAGACCACCGACAGCGGCCAGTACCGACTCCGGGTGCCACGCGGGAAGGACACGACCGGGAGCGGCGGCAAGCCCCGCGACGCCTATCTACCGGCCGACGTCGAGCGCGCACTACAGCAGTACCAGAACGCCGAGAACATCGCGCCACGAGACCCCTTTATCGATCTGTCCGAGCGGGGCGTCCGTGCCGCGGTGAAGCGGACGGCAGAGGCGGCTGCCGACGAGACAGGTGACCCAGACTTCGAGCACGTCTCCAGTCACGATCTCCGCCGGCGTTTCGCACAGCGCCTGCTGGTGGACGAGAACATGAACCCGCGAGTGGTCATGCAGGTCGGCGGCTGGGACTCGTTCGCGGCCATCGAGCCGTATCTGAACGCGCCCACGCCCGAGGTCGTCGACCAAGCGTTTGCTGAAGCTTCCGTCGATTGATTGGTGAGCGGATTACTCAAGTTTTCCAGATGCAGCTGAGATCCTCAAATTCATGCACTCAACACTGTATGTGTCTTCCCGAGATTTCACTTAGATTTCAAACAAAAATTTTGACGTGTATGTTTACACCTACGACTGATCACACCCGGCGGTGTCGAGCGCATCGGTCCATGTGTCGAATCGCTTGTAGTAGGTACCCGGGCTAAACTCACCCATCTTTTTCATTTCAGTCGTTGTCGGGGGCTTCCCAAGTTCCTCTTCAAGGCGCTGCAATTCCCGCAGTAGTTCGTTGTCTGAGACTTTCTCCTGTGCTGTTCGTGGCTTCAGTCCCGCAGCCTCAAGCGCCTCGTTCCACGAACCAAATCGGTTCCGGTAGGTGACTACGTCGTACTCGGTATAATCAGACATCTCGCGACGGGTCGGAGACCGTCCTAGATCATCCGCTGCATCACTGAGGTCGGCCAGCAAGGCCTCGCGTGACCGTTCATTACGATTTGGGTTCGGTTCGAGCCCTGCGGCTTCGATAGCCTGGTTCCAGGATTCGAATCTGTTTTTGTACGTTTCAATGCCGTGATGGCCGTGATTGTTCATATTCCGCTCCGAGGGAGTCTTGTCGAGGTCCTCCGCTAACCGCCGGATTTCAGCGAGTAACGCATTATCTGGAA contains:
- a CDS encoding homing endonuclease associated repeat-containing protein; amino-acid sequence: MSSQREQMLHDLQSLTDDLGRGPLPNEIEKHSTYAIFDYRDEFGSWANALDAANIDKPTGIRIPDNALLAEIRRLAEDLDKTPSERNMNNHGHHGIETYKNRFESWNQAIEAAGLEPNPNRNERSREALLADLSDAADDLGRSPTRREMSDYTEYDVVTYRNRFGSWNEALEAAGLKPRTAQEKVSDNELLRELQRLEEELGKPPTTTEMKKMGEFSPGTYYKRFDTWTDALDTAGCDQS
- a CDS encoding NAD(P)-dependent alcohol dehydrogenase, producing the protein MKAVAAKEYGGPEVLQLYSAPKPTPEPDEVLIRVRASTVGPANSAMREGRPFPVRFFSGLRRPTSIPGDAFAGEIAAVGKAVTHFTVGDRVFGTTAPESGAHAEYVCVPEDGTLELTPPGVSDAEAAAVADNGLTAMLFLQDVADLQPGQSILVNGASGGIGTFAVQIAAHIGAEVTGVCSTRNVDLVRSLGADAVVDYTTTDVAGTGETYDVIFDAVGKGSFAQFKGMLNPGGLYVTTVPSGRILFNMARTRLVGDRRAVFAATGMKSAGVRRKYLKELRELLDAGEIRSVIGRRYPIAEIVEAHRYVDTGHKRGTAVITLD
- a CDS encoding site-specific integrase: MRLEATSADNEVKVWLTDSEVEDLRRATVSYRDDIIIQLGAYVGLRAFEMPQVRPEHIKTTDSGQYRLRVPRGKDTTGSGGKPRDAYLPADVERALQQYQNAENIAPRDPFIDLSERGVRAAVKRTAEAAADETGDPDFEHVSSHDLRRRFAQRLLVDENMNPRVVMQVGGWDSFAAIEPYLNAPTPEVVDQAFAEASVD